A genomic segment from Pseudoduganella chitinolytica encodes:
- a CDS encoding HD-GYP domain-containing protein, with protein sequence MLKKVDASQLKVGMYIHDLSCDWIDHPFVRSRFAITSDTEIRKIHNAGIRQVVIDAARGLDVQDAPTLQEAQAAIEEEVLGIAQAPVRPLRMALGEELQRAARIRQQAAGLVRNVMADARLGKVIEIGTVQPVVQSITESILRNPGALTGLLRIKTKDDYTFLHSVSVCALLVAFCHSRDMEEELTREAGLGGLLHDTGKALVPDEILNKPGRLTDAEFDIIRRHPEDGYQILLQSPEVGPIALDITRHHHERRDGTGYPDRLAGDAISELAQMAAIVDVYDAITADRCYHRGIPAAAALRKIYEWSKFHFNPQLVQQFMRCVGIYPVGTLVRLESGRLGVVVEPHETNLLAPKVNVFFNTKTNVYIKPEMVDLARGLGFGGAEKIVGHEDPAQWKVDPMRFLVV encoded by the coding sequence ATGTTGAAGAAAGTCGACGCCTCCCAGCTCAAGGTAGGCATGTATATCCACGATCTCAGTTGCGACTGGATCGATCACCCGTTCGTGCGCAGCCGCTTTGCGATCACTTCCGACACGGAGATCCGCAAGATCCACAATGCCGGGATCCGGCAGGTGGTGATCGATGCCGCGCGAGGCCTGGACGTACAGGACGCGCCGACCCTGCAGGAAGCGCAGGCCGCCATCGAGGAAGAGGTCCTGGGCATTGCGCAGGCCCCGGTGCGCCCGCTGCGCATGGCCCTGGGCGAGGAACTGCAGCGCGCGGCGCGTATCCGCCAGCAGGCGGCAGGCCTGGTGCGCAACGTGATGGCGGATGCCCGCCTGGGCAAGGTTATCGAGATCGGCACCGTACAGCCGGTCGTGCAAAGCATCACCGAATCCATCCTGCGCAATCCGGGCGCGCTGACGGGCCTCCTGCGCATCAAGACCAAGGACGACTACACGTTCCTGCACTCGGTCAGCGTGTGTGCGTTGCTGGTGGCATTCTGCCACTCGCGCGACATGGAGGAAGAGCTGACGCGCGAGGCGGGCCTGGGCGGCCTGCTGCACGACACGGGCAAGGCGCTGGTGCCGGACGAGATCCTGAACAAGCCGGGCCGGCTGACGGATGCGGAATTCGACATCATCCGGCGTCACCCGGAGGACGGCTACCAGATCCTGCTGCAGTCGCCCGAGGTGGGGCCGATTGCGCTGGACATCACGCGCCACCACCACGAGCGGCGCGACGGCACCGGTTATCCCGACAGGCTGGCCGGCGACGCCATCAGCGAACTGGCGCAGATGGCCGCCATCGTCGACGTCTACGACGCCATCACGGCCGACCGCTGCTATCACCGCGGCATTCCCGCCGCCGCCGCGCTGCGCAAGATCTACGAGTGGAGCAAGTTCCACTTCAATCCCCAGCTGGTGCAGCAGTTCATGCGCTGCGTCGGCATCTACCCCGTCGGCACGCTGGTGCGCCTGGAGTCCGGCCGCCTGGGCGTCGTCGTCGAACCGCACGAGACCAACCTGCTGGCGCCGAAGGTCAACGTGTTCTTCAACACGAAGACCAATGTCTATATCAAGCCGGAGATGGTCGACCTGGCGCGCGGCCTGGGCTTTGGTGGCGCCGAGAAGATCGTGGGGCACGAGGATCCCGCGCAGTGGAAGGTCGATCCCATGCGCTTCCTGGTGGTGTGA
- a CDS encoding GGDEF domain-containing protein, which yields MDSLLKHMVDMTGHRDHTMLDISVISAVQELAGASQARVLTLATVRDQIFVRARAVVVAGQPARMEENPDPASPGDPITCYPALANCLARHESSADQMDADGRHTLWLPIWLGEKADTCLEIVNPTPYTSDTIHVIGGIVSVYRNFQNLLDYSERDSLTGLLNRKTFDDQLAKMLQASSAEQDSLSLPPGEPERRQHCDEEQQWLAVVDVDHFKHVNDKFGHLYGDEVLILIANLLQSSFRAQDRVFRFGGEEFVVLLRSTTLDNAKKIIDRFRMNVEQHDFPQVGKVTVSVGFVKISAFEAPVIILGRADQALYYAKSHGRNLACHYDELVEGGLLQRVESNDTAEFF from the coding sequence ATGGATTCCCTACTGAAACACATGGTGGACATGACTGGCCACCGCGATCACACGATGCTGGACATCTCCGTGATCTCGGCGGTGCAGGAGCTCGCCGGCGCCAGCCAGGCTCGCGTGCTGACCTTGGCTACCGTGCGGGACCAGATCTTCGTGCGCGCCCGTGCCGTCGTCGTCGCCGGCCAGCCAGCGCGCATGGAAGAGAACCCGGATCCGGCCAGCCCGGGCGATCCGATCACCTGCTATCCCGCGCTGGCCAACTGCCTGGCGCGCCACGAATCGAGCGCCGACCAGATGGACGCGGACGGCCGCCATACGTTGTGGCTGCCGATCTGGCTGGGAGAGAAGGCCGACACGTGCCTGGAGATCGTCAATCCCACGCCATACACCAGCGACACGATCCACGTCATCGGCGGCATCGTCAGCGTTTACCGCAATTTCCAGAACCTGCTCGACTACAGCGAGCGCGATTCGCTGACGGGGCTGTTGAACCGCAAGACCTTCGACGACCAACTGGCCAAGATGCTGCAGGCCAGCAGCGCGGAGCAGGATTCGCTGTCGCTGCCGCCGGGCGAGCCGGAACGGCGCCAGCACTGCGACGAGGAGCAGCAATGGCTGGCCGTCGTCGACGTCGACCACTTCAAGCACGTCAACGACAAGTTCGGCCACCTGTATGGCGACGAGGTGCTGATCCTCATCGCCAACCTGCTGCAATCGTCGTTCCGCGCGCAGGACCGCGTGTTCCGCTTTGGCGGCGAGGAATTCGTCGTGCTGCTGCGTTCCACCACCCTGGACAACGCCAAGAAGATCATCGACCGCTTCCGCATGAACGTGGAGCAGCACGACTTCCCGCAGGTGGGCAAGGTCACCGTCAGCGTGGGCTTCGTCAAGATCAGCGCGTTCGAGGCGCCCGTCATCATCCTGGGCCGGGCCGACCAGGCCCTGTACTACGCTAAGAGCCACGGCCGCAACCTCGCCTGCCACTACGACGAACTGGTCGAAGGCGGCCTGCTGCAGCGGGTCGAGTCGAACGACACCGCCGAATTCTTCTGA
- a CDS encoding Flp family type IVb pilin codes for MKALIVAARDFARDEEGITAIEYGLIAAVIAGVIGAAFTNVGAAIGTTFTKIATQLTGGAGTGTGP; via the coding sequence ATGAAAGCATTAATTGTCGCAGCCCGGGACTTCGCCCGGGATGAGGAAGGCATTACCGCGATCGAATATGGCCTGATTGCCGCCGTGATCGCCGGTGTCATCGGCGCCGCGTTCACCAACGTCGGTGCCGCGATCGGTACCACCTTTACCAAGATCGCGACCCAGTTGACCGGTGGCGCCGGTACGGGCACCGGGCCCTGA
- a CDS encoding prepilin peptidase, which yields MATGFFLFLPLYALRGMAAGDVKLMAMVGAFTGPLLALQIALLTCLVGGLLGLALVLRSGRWRLLGHNLATILAPLVYSLGGMPQRPVPLSREASAGGIPYGVAIAVGTLTVVARLHW from the coding sequence CTGGCCACCGGCTTTTTCCTCTTTCTCCCCCTGTATGCGCTGCGCGGCATGGCCGCCGGCGACGTCAAGCTGATGGCGATGGTCGGGGCCTTTACCGGGCCGCTTCTCGCGCTGCAGATCGCGCTGCTGACCTGCCTGGTTGGCGGCCTGTTGGGCCTGGCCCTGGTGCTGCGCAGCGGCCGCTGGCGCCTGCTTGGACACAACCTGGCCACGATACTGGCACCGCTGGTGTACTCCCTCGGTGGCATGCCACAGCGGCCCGTTCCCCTGTCGCGCGAGGCCAGCGCGGGCGGCATACCGTATGGCGTCGCCATCGCCGTGGGCACCTTGACTGTGGTGGCGCGACTACATTGGTAG
- a CDS encoding ATP-binding protein has translation MDHPTYSSIAGDLAGGDDTPLLPPQPKTVRETGLELALLVELAAKALFGSGRTQLPALTTRLRLSINVLREVFDFMVAEQLAEVAWRGGSDLDVQYQLTSAGRQRAAAWLERSPYAGAAPVPLAVYRAMLQRQSAALAPVGADAVAAEFAGDCMPAHVRQLAGAALHAHRSLLLYGAPGSGKTTLARRLGRLLEGSVAVPYAVAVGQEIVLVHDAAVHHPPALPARAGADRRSSDTRWAQCARPVLHLGAELGADMLDLRHDAFSGCYHAPAHVKAAGGLFIVDDLGRQRLPAAELLARFTQALDTGADRLALAGGHKFAVPFDATMVFITNQAPDTVLDPSSLRRIGYKVHVGPIDEAAYRALFRQQCHHLGLAPDETALAYLVGELHRASGQPLLAGFPHAILARIRELAAFLGEPATVTPASVDRAWSSMFALAPAAGRAA, from the coding sequence ATGGACCATCCGACTTATTCCAGCATTGCGGGCGACCTCGCCGGCGGCGACGACACGCCGCTGCTGCCGCCGCAGCCGAAAACCGTGCGCGAGACGGGGCTGGAGCTGGCGCTGCTCGTGGAGCTGGCCGCCAAGGCGCTGTTCGGCTCCGGCAGGACGCAGTTGCCGGCACTGACGACCCGGCTGCGGCTGTCGATCAACGTGCTGCGCGAGGTGTTCGATTTCATGGTGGCCGAACAGCTGGCCGAAGTGGCGTGGCGGGGCGGATCCGACCTGGACGTGCAGTACCAGCTGACGTCGGCCGGCCGCCAGCGTGCCGCCGCCTGGCTGGAGCGCAGTCCGTACGCGGGGGCGGCACCGGTGCCGCTGGCGGTGTATCGCGCCATGCTGCAGCGCCAGTCAGCCGCGTTGGCTCCCGTGGGCGCCGACGCCGTGGCCGCCGAATTCGCCGGCGACTGCATGCCGGCCCACGTGCGCCAGCTGGCCGGCGCCGCCCTGCACGCCCACCGCTCGCTGCTGCTGTACGGCGCGCCAGGCAGCGGCAAGACGACCCTGGCGCGCCGCCTGGGTCGCCTGCTGGAGGGCAGCGTGGCGGTGCCGTACGCAGTGGCTGTCGGCCAGGAGATCGTGCTGGTGCACGACGCCGCCGTGCATCACCCGCCCGCGCTGCCGGCCCGGGCCGGCGCCGACCGGCGCAGCAGCGACACGCGCTGGGCCCAGTGTGCCCGCCCCGTGCTGCACCTGGGCGCCGAACTGGGTGCCGACATGCTCGACCTGCGCCACGACGCGTTCAGCGGCTGCTATCACGCGCCCGCGCACGTCAAGGCCGCCGGCGGCCTGTTCATCGTCGACGACCTGGGGCGCCAGCGCCTGCCCGCCGCGGAACTGCTGGCGCGTTTCACGCAGGCGCTCGACACGGGCGCCGACCGGCTGGCGCTGGCGGGTGGCCACAAGTTCGCCGTCCCGTTCGACGCCACGATGGTCTTCATCACCAACCAGGCGCCCGATACCGTGCTCGATCCGTCGTCGCTGCGCCGCATCGGCTACAAGGTGCACGTGGGGCCGATCGACGAAGCCGCCTACCGGGCGCTGTTCCGCCAGCAGTGCCATCACCTGGGCCTGGCGCCGGACGAGACGGCGCTCGCGTACCTCGTCGGTGAGCTGCACCGCGCCAGCGGCCAGCCGCTCCTGGCCGGCTTCCCCCATGCGATCCTGGCCCGCATCCGCGAGCTGGCCGCGTTCCTGGGCGAGCCGGCGACGGTCACGCCGGCCAGCGTCGACCGGGCCTGGTCCAGCATGTTCGCGCTGGCCCCCGCGGCCGGGAGGGCGGCATGA
- the cpaB gene encoding Flp pilus assembly protein CpaB: MKNRRAYLMMGLAIVLGLGAVAMASRLLLRQAPVAGSRIVVATGDASLGQRLGPEMVKLSDWPADSVPAGALRDPLALSGRVLKTSVLRGEPLTEAKLAPAGTLGGLSALITQGKRAITVRVNDVIGVAGFALPGNFVDILVSTQATGTQHSDETISKIVLERILVLAVAQEVSRDDTKPRVVNAVTLEVAPEQAEKLDLARSVGSLSLVLRNQVDPQPGTTAGATKSSLLGLAAATPAAVAAPATPQRTAPKVARSVPARHCIGTIDGLHSGRQCL, from the coding sequence ATGAAGAACCGGCGCGCCTACCTGATGATGGGGCTGGCCATCGTCCTCGGCCTGGGCGCCGTGGCGATGGCGTCGCGCCTGCTGCTGCGGCAAGCGCCCGTGGCCGGCAGCCGCATTGTCGTCGCGACGGGCGACGCCAGCCTGGGCCAGCGGCTCGGCCCGGAGATGGTGAAACTGTCGGACTGGCCCGCCGACAGTGTGCCTGCCGGCGCACTGCGCGATCCGCTGGCGCTGAGCGGGCGCGTACTGAAGACCAGCGTGCTGCGCGGCGAACCGCTGACGGAAGCGAAGCTGGCCCCGGCCGGCACGCTGGGCGGCTTGTCCGCCCTGATCACGCAGGGCAAGCGCGCCATCACCGTGCGCGTCAACGACGTCATCGGCGTGGCCGGCTTCGCGCTGCCCGGCAATTTCGTCGACATCCTCGTCAGCACCCAGGCCACCGGCACGCAGCACAGCGACGAGACCATCTCGAAGATCGTGCTGGAGCGGATCCTCGTGCTGGCCGTCGCCCAGGAAGTGAGCCGGGACGACACCAAGCCGCGCGTCGTCAACGCCGTCACGCTGGAGGTGGCGCCGGAGCAGGCCGAGAAGCTCGACCTGGCACGCAGCGTGGGCAGCCTGTCGCTGGTGCTGCGCAACCAGGTCGATCCGCAGCCCGGTACCACGGCCGGCGCCACCAAGAGCAGCCTGCTGGGGCTGGCCGCGGCCACGCCCGCCGCGGTCGCCGCGCCGGCTACTCCGCAGCGCACCGCGCCCAAGGTCGCGCGCAGCGTGCCGGCGCGCCACTGCATCGGCACCATCGACGGCCTGCACAGCGGCCGTCAATGCCTGTAA
- a CDS encoding type II and III secretion system protein family protein encodes MPSSIRRLLLAAACCCQYGLAASAGPAASSATAPPVAARADGPRCSGAPAAPGHLALQLGKSTLMRLPEPIVSRGVGNPAVLQALLVAPGTLYLVGAAVGSTNMIVQGRSGACSVIDVVVGMDTAGLQAALAALLPEEKDVRVSAAADALVLSGTVENGATLAQVLELAQAFVRAPAKALGAADKADAGASASGARIVNLLGVSAPQQVMLEVKIAEVSKTLIDKLEGAAAYRPWGGTWSGGVAANFLSGTLRGTFGLGKALDKYLRLDGESKDGLVRILAEPTVMAVSGQEGSFLAGGTIFIPVAQDNNKVTLEEKEFGVGLRFTPTVLAGGRINLAVAPEVSELSREGIGISTGSVGGKAIMPLLTTRRASTTVQLYDGQSFAIGGLIRDNQTSNIDALPVLGELPVLGALFRSTDFQRDRTELLFVVTAHLVKPLPPAHALPTDALQPASAGDLMLRGRLEAPPPAAPARSSGFQLK; translated from the coding sequence ATGCCTTCGTCGATCCGCCGCCTGCTGCTGGCGGCCGCTTGCTGCTGCCAGTATGGCCTGGCCGCGTCGGCGGGGCCGGCCGCATCGTCGGCCACCGCGCCGCCCGTCGCGGCCAGGGCCGACGGCCCGCGCTGCAGCGGCGCGCCGGCGGCGCCCGGCCACCTGGCACTGCAACTGGGGAAGTCCACGTTGATGCGGCTGCCCGAGCCCATCGTCAGCCGGGGCGTCGGCAATCCCGCCGTACTGCAGGCACTGCTGGTGGCACCCGGGACGCTGTACCTGGTCGGGGCCGCGGTGGGCAGCACCAATATGATCGTGCAGGGCAGGAGCGGTGCCTGCAGCGTCATCGACGTGGTGGTGGGCATGGACACGGCCGGCCTGCAGGCCGCGCTGGCCGCCCTGCTGCCCGAGGAAAAGGATGTGCGCGTCAGCGCCGCCGCCGATGCGCTGGTGCTGTCCGGCACGGTGGAAAACGGCGCCACGCTGGCGCAGGTGCTGGAGCTGGCGCAGGCCTTCGTGCGGGCGCCCGCCAAGGCACTGGGCGCGGCCGACAAGGCCGATGCGGGTGCTTCGGCCTCCGGCGCCCGTATCGTCAACCTGCTGGGCGTGAGCGCGCCGCAGCAGGTCATGCTGGAAGTGAAGATCGCCGAGGTGTCGAAGACGCTGATCGACAAGCTGGAAGGCGCCGCCGCCTATCGCCCATGGGGCGGCACCTGGTCGGGTGGGGTGGCGGCCAATTTCCTGAGCGGGACCCTGCGCGGCACCTTCGGCCTGGGGAAGGCGCTGGACAAATACCTGCGCCTCGATGGCGAGAGCAAGGATGGCCTGGTGCGCATCCTGGCCGAGCCGACCGTGATGGCCGTCAGCGGCCAGGAAGGCAGTTTCCTCGCGGGCGGCACGATCTTCATCCCCGTCGCGCAGGACAACAACAAGGTCACCCTCGAAGAGAAGGAGTTCGGGGTCGGCCTGCGCTTCACGCCGACCGTGCTGGCGGGCGGGCGCATCAACCTGGCGGTGGCGCCGGAGGTCTCCGAGTTGTCGCGCGAAGGGATCGGCATCAGTACCGGCAGCGTGGGCGGCAAGGCCATCATGCCGTTGCTGACGACGCGCCGCGCCAGCACCACCGTGCAGCTGTACGACGGCCAGAGCTTCGCCATCGGCGGCCTGATTCGCGACAACCAGACCAGCAACATCGACGCGCTGCCCGTGCTGGGCGAACTGCCGGTGCTGGGCGCCCTGTTTCGCAGCACCGACTTCCAGCGCGACCGCACCGAACTGCTGTTCGTCGTGACGGCGCACCTCGTCAAGCCACTGCCGCCGGCGCACGCGCTGCCCACCGACGCGCTGCAGCCCGCCAGTGCCGGCGACCTGATGCTGCGAGGGCGGTTGGAAGCGCCGCCGCCCGCGGCGCCGGCCCGGTCCTCCGGCTTCCAGCTGAAATAA
- a CDS encoding pilus assembly protein TadG-related protein, with protein sequence MNRPRHRQRGTIALLYALLLPVMIGCVGLALDLGLMYLRTTQLQNAADSIAIAAALKLDGTGAGISQAVLRASQVAQTLNIDLATPLQWRSAALRFGPSADGSDWRSASAASTGAAALRYVRVDLAELDEEMRVMRPLMMGAFGADSAVEVVPVAVAGPMALQVAPLAICAMSAAPTATRTNPGPPDIAETVRYGLRPGIGYNLLDLNPNGTTPEYFLVDPVHAPGTPAAAFDDGAVAPFMCSGTLAYPAVGSARVHVRRPVAFNLWRELNSRFAPNAACNVASAPPDTNMRDYTGANASWMSVRPTRATAQRSTVGGKLRTVADLPPPTPASTPDADYGIRWAYGVPRGQAAANFATLYPSTPGVTVAMPLDGPYATPGYTTAPAQPGRPNRRLLHVPLLSCPVAAGTHAQASVVAFARFLLTAPASATEVPGEFVGIVSEAALVTAIGLHR encoded by the coding sequence ATGAACCGTCCCCGCCACCGCCAGCGCGGCACCATCGCGCTCCTGTATGCGCTGCTGCTGCCTGTGATGATCGGCTGCGTGGGCCTGGCGCTCGACCTCGGGCTCATGTACCTGCGCACGACCCAGCTGCAGAATGCGGCGGACAGCATCGCCATCGCCGCCGCCCTGAAGCTGGACGGGACCGGTGCCGGCATCTCGCAAGCGGTGCTGCGCGCCAGCCAGGTCGCCCAGACGCTCAATATCGATCTCGCCACGCCCCTGCAGTGGCGCAGCGCGGCGCTGCGTTTCGGGCCAAGCGCCGACGGCAGCGATTGGCGCAGTGCCAGCGCCGCATCGACCGGCGCGGCGGCCTTGCGCTACGTGCGCGTCGATCTGGCGGAGCTGGACGAGGAGATGCGCGTGATGCGGCCGCTGATGATGGGGGCATTCGGGGCGGACAGCGCCGTCGAGGTGGTGCCCGTCGCCGTGGCCGGCCCGATGGCCCTCCAGGTCGCGCCGCTGGCGATCTGCGCGATGAGCGCGGCGCCCACGGCGACGCGCACCAATCCAGGCCCACCGGACATTGCCGAGACTGTCCGCTACGGCCTGCGTCCCGGCATCGGCTACAACCTGCTGGACCTGAACCCGAACGGCACCACGCCCGAGTACTTCCTCGTCGATCCGGTGCATGCCCCCGGCACGCCGGCCGCCGCGTTCGACGACGGCGCCGTGGCGCCCTTCATGTGCAGCGGCACGCTCGCTTACCCGGCCGTGGGCAGCGCCCGGGTACACGTGCGCCGGCCTGTCGCCTTCAACCTGTGGCGCGAGCTCAACTCCCGCTTCGCCCCGAACGCGGCCTGCAACGTGGCCAGTGCGCCGCCCGACACCAACATGCGCGATTACACCGGGGCGAACGCCAGCTGGATGTCCGTGCGGCCGACGCGAGCGACGGCACAGCGCAGCACCGTGGGCGGCAAGTTGCGTACGGTCGCCGACCTGCCGCCGCCCACGCCGGCGTCGACCCCGGATGCGGACTACGGCATCCGCTGGGCCTACGGCGTGCCGCGCGGCCAGGCCGCGGCGAACTTTGCCACGCTGTACCCGTCCACGCCCGGGGTAACGGTCGCGATGCCGCTGGACGGACCTTATGCGACCCCCGGCTACACCACGGCACCGGCCCAGCCGGGACGCCCGAACCGCCGCCTGCTGCACGTGCCGCTGCTGTCCTGCCCCGTTGCCGCCGGCACCCATGCGCAGGCCAGCGTGGTGGCCTTTGCCCGCTTCCTGCTGACCGCGCCGGCCAGCGCGACCGAGGTACCGGGCGAATTCGTCGGTATCGTCAGCGAGGCCGCGTTGGTGACCGCGATAGGACTGCACCGATGA
- a CDS encoding TadE/TadG family type IV pilus assembly protein → MKPHRWQRGVVAVEAALLMSVTALLLLPGMLYVGRMTWHAIALHKAVYAASRIVAAQPQETMLQPGASARLNAAADAYVRQATRDAGLDMPLGPGLTGVRCDNVNCGAWLPQNVTVDAAFRFEPTLRVPGPYELPTPNVNMAIHYTVSYAP, encoded by the coding sequence ATGAAGCCGCACCGGTGGCAGAGAGGCGTCGTGGCGGTCGAGGCGGCGCTGCTGATGAGCGTGACCGCCTTGCTCCTGCTGCCGGGGATGCTGTACGTGGGGCGCATGACCTGGCATGCCATCGCGCTGCACAAGGCGGTGTATGCGGCCAGCCGGATCGTCGCCGCGCAGCCCCAGGAAACGATGCTGCAGCCGGGCGCCAGCGCACGCCTGAACGCCGCGGCCGACGCGTACGTACGCCAGGCCACGCGCGACGCCGGGCTTGACATGCCGCTGGGCCCCGGCCTGACCGGGGTGCGCTGCGACAACGTCAACTGCGGCGCATGGTTGCCGCAGAACGTCACCGTCGATGCCGCATTCCGTTTCGAGCCCACGTTGCGCGTGCCGGGCCCGTATGAACTGCCGACACCGAACGTCAACATGGCCATCCACTACACGGTGAGTTATGCGCCCTGA
- a CDS encoding TadE/TadG family type IV pilus assembly protein, whose product MRPDRHLGRQRGAVVIELALVLGVFLLLMFSTIEIARLMYVFNTAQEVTRRAARSAALTDFSDGAAMAALRQHALFRTDAGALPLLADLTTERVRIEYLSMDASGALVPVAPLPACPLQNAANCTENQNGAACIRFVRASICAAGGPDCTALPYRLLTGFGPGMANLRVPTASTVVKAESLGYRPGVNTCL is encoded by the coding sequence ATGCGCCCTGACCGCCACCTGGGGCGCCAGCGCGGCGCCGTCGTCATCGAACTGGCGCTCGTGCTGGGCGTGTTCCTGCTGCTGATGTTCAGCACGATCGAGATCGCCCGGCTGATGTATGTGTTCAATACGGCGCAGGAAGTGACCCGGCGCGCCGCCCGGTCCGCCGCGTTGACGGATTTCTCGGACGGCGCCGCGATGGCTGCGCTGCGCCAGCACGCGCTGTTTCGCACCGACGCCGGCGCCCTGCCGCTGCTGGCCGACCTGACGACGGAGCGGGTGCGCATCGAGTACCTGTCGATGGATGCCAGCGGCGCGCTGGTACCGGTGGCTCCGCTGCCCGCGTGTCCGCTGCAGAACGCCGCTAACTGCACCGAGAACCAGAACGGCGCGGCATGCATCCGCTTCGTGCGCGCCAGCATCTGTGCCGCCGGTGGGCCGGACTGCACGGCGCTGCCGTATCGCCTGCTGACGGGCTTCGGGCCCGGCATGGCCAACCTGCGCGTGCCGACCGCCAGCACCGTCGTCAAAGCGGAATCGCTCGGCTACCGGCCGGGCGTCAACACTTGCCTGTGA
- a CDS encoding AAA family ATPase: MKALMISKDSLLHAELAAQGSARLPAVQLVASRQGLRDAVERPIADGPHLVILDASDVDAADWELVDRLARQYPGARFMLLTREAQQELLIRAMRAGMREVLQLPLVHRAFHEAMDRIEIEAGVTRMRDGKVLAFIACKGGSGATFLATNFGYALAALAEKKVLLIDLHGQFGDATLYVSDQKPTMTLSDICGQIARMDGAFLESCLVHVAPGFGVLAAADDPARTVDMKPEHMDVILRVARQHYDFIVLDVGRQIDALSLRALDSADTIYPVLQLALPDIRDGRRLIDIFRSLGYPAERTRLIVNRYEKGGKLRLADLEHALGADVVHTVPNDYISATDSVNQGIPVLQLSRSSPVARSLADLVELVTARRVSEAKGLFDRLFGRSVAEQ; the protein is encoded by the coding sequence ATGAAAGCACTGATGATCAGCAAGGACAGCCTGCTGCACGCGGAACTGGCGGCGCAGGGCTCGGCGCGGCTGCCGGCCGTGCAACTGGTGGCATCGCGCCAGGGCCTGCGCGACGCGGTCGAGCGGCCCATTGCCGACGGACCGCACCTGGTGATCCTGGACGCCAGCGACGTCGATGCGGCCGACTGGGAGTTGGTGGACCGGCTGGCGCGCCAGTACCCGGGCGCCCGCTTCATGCTGCTCACGCGCGAGGCGCAGCAGGAACTCCTGATCCGGGCCATGCGCGCCGGCATGCGCGAGGTGCTGCAACTGCCGCTGGTGCACCGGGCCTTCCACGAAGCGATGGACCGCATCGAGATCGAGGCCGGCGTCACGCGCATGCGCGATGGCAAGGTGCTGGCCTTCATCGCGTGCAAGGGCGGCAGCGGGGCCACGTTCCTGGCAACGAACTTCGGCTATGCACTGGCCGCGCTGGCCGAGAAGAAGGTGCTGCTGATCGACCTGCACGGCCAGTTCGGCGACGCGACGTTGTACGTCTCGGACCAGAAGCCGACGATGACGCTGTCCGACATCTGCGGCCAGATCGCCCGGATGGACGGCGCCTTCCTGGAGTCCTGTTTGGTGCACGTGGCCCCCGGCTTCGGCGTACTGGCGGCGGCCGACGATCCGGCCCGCACCGTCGACATGAAGCCCGAGCACATGGACGTCATCCTGCGCGTGGCGCGCCAGCACTACGACTTCATCGTGCTGGACGTGGGCCGCCAGATCGACGCGTTGTCGCTGCGTGCGCTCGACAGCGCCGACACCATCTATCCGGTCCTGCAACTGGCGTTGCCCGACATCCGCGACGGGCGCCGCCTGATCGATATCTTCCGCTCGCTCGGCTATCCGGCCGAGCGCACCCGCCTGATCGTCAACCGCTACGAGAAGGGCGGCAAGCTGCGCCTGGCGGACCTGGAGCATGCGCTGGGCGCGGATGTCGTCCATACCGTGCCGAACGACTACATCTCGGCCACCGATTCCGTCAACCAGGGCATCCCCGTGCTGCAGCTGTCGCGCAGCAGTCCGGTGGCGCGCAGCCTGGCCGACCTGGTCGAGCTGGTGACGGCGCGGCGCGTGTCGGAAGCCAAGGGCCTGTTCGACCGGCTGTTCGGCCGCAGCGTCGCGGAACAATAA